The Klebsiella africana sequence TATCCTGCCGGCGCAGCCGGCGGCCGGCAACGCAATGCGCATTGTCCTCTCCCGCCAGTACGGCTTCGGCTCGCTGATGCTATGGCTGGTCTACTTTATGGGGCTGTTCCTGGTCTATATCCTCGGCAGCTGGCTGCCAACGCTGGTTAAAGCGGTAGGAATGACCGTTAGCCAGGCGGCCATCATGACGGCGATCTACCAGGCGGGCGGCACCCTCGGCTCTTTGTTTGCCGGCTGGCTGATGGACAGGATCAACCCCCATCGCGCGCTGGGGATGATCTACGCCGTTGGCGGCCTGTTCACCATGGCGATGGGCTACGCCGCGGGCAGCTTTGCCCTGCTCTGTATGCTGGCGTTTATCAGCGGCGCCTGCCTGAACGGCGCGAATACCGGCATGAACGCCCTCTCCGCCCGCTACTATCCGACACAGGCGCGGGCGACGGGCTCCAGCTGGATGCACGGCGTCGGGCGTATCGGCGCCATTCTCAGCGCCTTTGCCGGCGCCGAGATGATGGCGCTCAACCTGCCCTTTGAAAGCGTCTTTTTGATCCTCGGTATTCCGGCAGCCCTCACCGTCGCAGGCCTGGCGGCAAAGGGCATCTTTGCCGCCGGTCACCCTCCCGCCGCTTCGCCAGCCCCCGCGTCTGCGCGCGGAGCGTAAGAGCGACATCTGCTCCCCGGTGCAATCTGCGGATTGCACCGTGTTACGGGGTTAAAAAGAAAATTTATTTCATATTCCTCAGCAACGAAAATTACCAACGACGGCGGGCTCTGCTCCGATAAATCATTATCCTTTACTCATCTCTTCTACTCATCTCTTCCACGGCGGTGATGACAAACTTTCACTTATTCGATCCTCCTCGCAATATGAAAAATAAATTTCATATTTAAATTGAATCAGAACAAACATTTCCTTAAATTTACGTCAGTCTATCCGGATGCGCGTTGCCGCAGGCGTCGGCATTCAGCGCCTCAGAGTGCGAATGATTTCAAAAAGGAGAGCACCATGTTAAACGGCCTGAAACCTTTATCCCGTTCCCTGCGCTGGGGCATGGTCGGCGGCGGGGGAACCAGTCAGATCGGCTACAGCCACCGCTGTGCGGCACTGCGTGACAATGTTTATACCTTGCTGGCCGGCGCGCTTGACGTCGATGCCGAGCGCGGGCGCGCGTTCGGTGAGCAGCTGGGCATCGCGCCGGAGCGCTGCTACGCCGACTACCAGACCCTGTTTCGTGAAGAGGCGCAGCGCCCTGACGGCATCGAGGTCGTCTCGGTCACCACCCCGAATAATACCCATTTCGCCATCACCAAAGCGGCGCTGGAAGCGGGTCTCCACGTCATCTGTGAAAAGCCTCTCTGCTTTACTGCCGAAGAGGCGCGCGAGCTGGTGGACCTGAGCAAAAAACAGAACAAAATCGTCGGCGTCACCTATGGCTATGCCGGCTATCAGATGATCCAGCAGGCACGGCAGATGATTGCCGATGGGCTGCTCGGCGAGATCCGCATCGTTAACATGCAGTTCGCCCATGGCTTTCATAACCAGGCCGTCGAGCTGCAGGCAGAATCCACCCGCTGGCGCGTGACGCCGAAGTTTGCCGGGCCCAGCTATGTGCTTGGGGATCTGGCCACCCATCCGCTGTTTGTCGCCGAAACCATGGCGCCGCAGCTCAATATCAAACGGCTGATGTGCTCCCGCCAGAGCTTTGTTCCCTCCCGCGCGCCGCTGGAAGATAACGCCTTTGTCCTGATGGAATATGACAACGGCGCGGTTGGCTCGATGTGGACCAGCGCGGTCAACAGCGGCGCCATGCACTCGCAAAAAGTGCGCATCGTTGGCGAAAAAGCAAGCATCGAATGGTGGGATGAGCATCCTAACCAGCTCAGCTATGAGGTACAGGGTGAGCCGGCGCGCATTCTGGAACGTGGGATGCCCTACCTGTCGCCGAACGCGCTGGCGGATGACCGCATTGGCGGCGGCCATCCGGAAGGGCTGTTCGAAGCCTGGGCCAACCTCTATCGCCGCTATGCGCAGGCGATTGACGCCACGGACCGTGACGATCGCGCCTTCCTGCAAGACTTCTGGTATCCGGACGTCGAAGCCGGACTGCACGGCGTCTATTGGGTAGAGCAGTGCGTGAAATCGGCTGATGCTGGCAGCCAGTGGGTTGACTTTACTTTACCTTAATTTTCCCCTCGCCAGTGGAGTCCCCCTCCACTGGTTTATTGATTTTTACCAACTTGTCTCATCGCGCAACAGCCCCGTAATATCTGTTAAACAAACATTTATTTACGCTTCTTACCCCCCGCCGCTACACTAGGCGCAGTTTTTATATTGAGGTGGTAATGAACGATAACAAAATGACGCCAGGGGAACTGCGCGCGACCTGGGGTTTGGGGACAGTATTCTCCCTGCGCATGCTTGGCATGTTTATGGTCCTGCCGGTTCTGACCACGTATGGCATGGCGTTGCAGGGCGCTAGTGAAGCGCTGATTGGCCTGGCGATCGGTATCTACGGCCTGGCGCAGGCGGTTTTCCAAATCCCCTTCGGACTGTTATCTGACCGTATTGGCCGTAAGCCGCTGATCGTCGGCGGCCTGCTCATCTTTGTACTGGGCAGCGTCATCGCCGCGCTTACCGACTCCATCTGGGGCATCATTCTTGGCCGCGCCCTGCAGGGCTCCGGCGCCATCGCCGCCGCGGTCATGGCCCTGCTGTCCGATCTCACCCGCGAACAGAACCGCACCAAAGCGATGGCCTTTATCGGCGTCAGCTTCGGCGTCACCTTCGCCATCGCCATGGTGCTGGGGCCGATTGTCACCCACCAGTTGGGTCTGCACGCGCTGTTCTGGATGATCGCCATCCTGGCGACCGTCGGCATCCTGCTCACCCTGTGGGTGGTGCCCAATAGCCATAACCATGTCCTTAACCGCGAATCCGGGATGGTGAAGGGCTGCTTTAGCAAGGTGCTGGCGGAGCCGCGCCTGCTGAAGCTTAACTTTGGCATCATGTGCCTGCACATCATGCTGATGTCCACTTTTGTCGCCCTGCCCGGACAACTGGAGGCCGCCGGCTTCCCGGCCGCCGAGCACTGGAAGATTTACCTTGTCACCATGGTTATTTCGTTCATCTCGGTGGTGCCGTTTATCATCTACGCCGAAGTGAAGCGCAAGATGAAGCGCGTCTTCCTGCTCTGCGTCGCCATCCTGCTGATTGCGGAAATTGTCCTCTGGGGCGCCGGAGGCTACTTCTGGGAGTTGGTGGCGGGCGTTCAGCTCTTCTTCCTGGCGTTTAACCTGCTGGAAGCGCTGCTACCGTCGCTAATTAGCAAGGAGTCGCCGGCGGGCTACAAAGGCACCGCGATGGGCGTCTACTCCACCAGCCAGTTCCTCGGGGTAGCCATTGGCGGGGCGCTTGGCGGCTGGGTCGATGGTTTCTTTGATTCGCAAACCGTGTTTCTGCTGGGCGCCCTGCTGGCGATGCTGTGGCTGCTGGTGGCCAGCACCATGAGCGAGCCGCCGTACGTCAGCAGCCTGCGGGTGGAGGTGCCGGACGGCGTGGTTGTCGATGATGCCCTGCAGGCGCGTCTGCTGAGCGCCAGCGGGGTTCATCAGGCGCTGGTGGTACCCGAGGAGCGTTCGGTGTATATCAAAATCGACAGCAAGGTCACCAACCGCTTCGAGATAGAGCAGCTCATCAAAGGGGTATAAAAAAAGCGGGGAATTCCCCGCTTTTTGCTGTCTGTCCGCCGTGTTAGTCGCGGAAGTTTTTGAACTGGAACGGCTGTCCCAGATCGCCACCGCGCACCAGCGCCATCACCGACTGCAGATCGTCGCGGGACTTACCGGTCACGCGGATCTCTTCGCCCTGAATCTGGGCCTGTACTTTCAGCTTGCTGTCTTTGATCAGTTTGACGATCTTCTTCTGCACCGCACTTTCAATGCCCTGCTTCAGCTTCGCTTCAACAAACCAGGTTTTACCGCTGTGCACAATATCTTCCGGCACGTCGAGGGAGGTGCCTTCAATGCCACGTTTGAGCAGCTTGGCGCGCAGGATATCCAGCAGCTGGTTTACCTGGAAATCAGACTCGCTCAGCACTTTAATGGTCTTGTTGGCGTCGTTTAATTCAAAAGTGGCTTCAACACCACGAAAATCAAAACGCGACTCGACTTCGCGGCTCGCGTTGTCCACCGCGTTACGGGCTTCCTGAAGATCAACTTCAGAGACAATATCGAAAGATGGCATCTTTTCCTCTCCTTCCGTTTCTTTTGCGTTGCATAATACCTGCAACGCGGCATAACTCAACTTGTTATCCTGGAAGCTTAGCTGATTACGCAACGCTCGCGCTATTTTCCCCGTGATGTCCGACGATGCAAAAAGCGACGAGATAGATTTTAGCCATTAGCGCCTGGGGTAGCAGCAGAGGAGGAGGAACAATGAAAGTAACCGTACTGGGATGCGGTGCACTGGGACAACTATGGCTGACCGCGTTGTACAAACAGGGACATGACGTCCAGGGCTGGTTGCGCGTACCGCAGCCATTCTGTAGCGTCAACGTCATTGAAACCGATGGCTCGGTGTTCAACGAGTCGCTGACGGCCAACGACCCCGATTTTCTTGCCAGCAGCGAGCTGCTCATGGTCACCTTAAAAGCCTGGCAGGTTTCGAACGCGGTAAAGCACCTGGCCGGGATCCTGCCGGTTACCACGCCGATTGTGCTGATGCATAACGGCATGGGCACCGTCGAAGAGCTGCGCAGCGTGAAACAGCCTTTGCTGCTGGCCTCCACCACCCAGGCGGCACGACGCGACGGCAATGTCATCATCCACGTCGCCCACGGCACCACCCATATCGGACCTGCGAAAAGCTACGAGGAGGACTACAGCTACCTCGCTGAGGTACTGCAGAATGCGCTACCGGATGTCGCCTGGCACAACAATATTTTCTCAGCCACCTGGCGCAAACTGGCGGTTAACTGCGTGATTAACCCGCTGACCGCGCTCAAAGGGTGTAAAAACGGCGATCTGCGCGACTATCCGCAGGAGGTTGCCGCAATTTGCCGCGAGGTGGCGGCGGTAATGGAACGCGAAGGTATTCATACCTCCGCGGAAAACCTGCTATTTTATGTCGGTCAGGTAATTGAAAGTACGGCAGAAAATATCTCTTCCATGCTCCAGGACGTTCGCGCCCAGCGGCATACAGAGATCGACTACATCACCGGTTTTCTGCTCAACCGCGCCCGCGCCCACGGCGTCGCCGTACCGGAAAACGCCCGCTTATTTGAACTGGTCAAGCGTAAGGAGAATGAATATGAGCGCGTCGGCACTGATTTGCCTCGCCCCTGGTAGCGAAGAGACCGAAGCGGTCACCACTATCGACCTGCTGGTCCGCGGCGGAGTAAAGGTGACCACCGCCAGCGTCGCCAGCGACGGTAGCCTGACCATCGTCTGCTCGCGCGGCGTCAAACTGCTGGCGGATGCCCCGCTGGTCGAGGTGGCCGATGGTGATTTCGATATCATCATCCTCCCGGGCGGTATCAAGGGCGCGGAGTGCTTTCGCGACAGCCCGCTACTGGTGGAAACTGTCCGCCAGTTCCATCTCTCAGGCCGCATTGTGGCCGCCATCTGTGCCGCCCCGGCGACCGTGCTGGTGCCTCATCAGCTGTTCCCGATCGGCAACATGACCGGCTTTCCGGCGCTGAAGGAGCATATCCCCGCCGAGCAGTGGCAGGACAAACGGGTGGTCTGGGATCCGCGGGTTAATCTGTTAACCAGCCAGGGACCGGGGACATCGATTGATTTCGCCCTGAAAATGATTGACCTACTGGTGGGTCGCGAGAAAGCGTATGAGGTCGCCTCGCAGCTGGTGATGGCGGC is a genomic window containing:
- the panE gene encoding 2-dehydropantoate 2-reductase codes for the protein MKVTVLGCGALGQLWLTALYKQGHDVQGWLRVPQPFCSVNVIETDGSVFNESLTANDPDFLASSELLMVTLKAWQVSNAVKHLAGILPVTTPIVLMHNGMGTVEELRSVKQPLLLASTTQAARRDGNVIIHVAHGTTHIGPAKSYEEDYSYLAEVLQNALPDVAWHNNIFSATWRKLAVNCVINPLTALKGCKNGDLRDYPQEVAAICREVAAVMEREGIHTSAENLLFYVGQVIESTAENISSMLQDVRAQRHTEIDYITGFLLNRARAHGVAVPENARLFELVKRKENEYERVGTDLPRPW
- a CDS encoding YajQ family cyclic di-GMP-binding protein; this translates as MPSFDIVSEVDLQEARNAVDNASREVESRFDFRGVEATFELNDANKTIKVLSESDFQVNQLLDILRAKLLKRGIEGTSLDVPEDIVHSGKTWFVEAKLKQGIESAVQKKIVKLIKDSKLKVQAQIQGEEIRVTGKSRDDLQSVMALVRGGDLGQPFQFKNFRD
- the yajL gene encoding protein deglycase YajL, which translates into the protein MSASALICLAPGSEETEAVTTIDLLVRGGVKVTTASVASDGSLTIVCSRGVKLLADAPLVEVADGDFDIIILPGGIKGAECFRDSPLLVETVRQFHLSGRIVAAICAAPATVLVPHQLFPIGNMTGFPALKEHIPAEQWQDKRVVWDPRVNLLTSQGPGTSIDFALKMIDLLVGREKAYEVASQLVMAAGIYNYYEA
- a CDS encoding MFS transporter gives rise to the protein MNDNKMTPGELRATWGLGTVFSLRMLGMFMVLPVLTTYGMALQGASEALIGLAIGIYGLAQAVFQIPFGLLSDRIGRKPLIVGGLLIFVLGSVIAALTDSIWGIILGRALQGSGAIAAAVMALLSDLTREQNRTKAMAFIGVSFGVTFAIAMVLGPIVTHQLGLHALFWMIAILATVGILLTLWVVPNSHNHVLNRESGMVKGCFSKVLAEPRLLKLNFGIMCLHIMLMSTFVALPGQLEAAGFPAAEHWKIYLVTMVISFISVVPFIIYAEVKRKMKRVFLLCVAILLIAEIVLWGAGGYFWELVAGVQLFFLAFNLLEALLPSLISKESPAGYKGTAMGVYSTSQFLGVAIGGALGGWVDGFFDSQTVFLLGALLAMLWLLVASTMSEPPYVSSLRVEVPDGVVVDDALQARLLSASGVHQALVVPEERSVYIKIDSKVTNRFEIEQLIKGV
- a CDS encoding Gfo/Idh/MocA family protein yields the protein MLNGLKPLSRSLRWGMVGGGGTSQIGYSHRCAALRDNVYTLLAGALDVDAERGRAFGEQLGIAPERCYADYQTLFREEAQRPDGIEVVSVTTPNNTHFAITKAALEAGLHVICEKPLCFTAEEARELVDLSKKQNKIVGVTYGYAGYQMIQQARQMIADGLLGEIRIVNMQFAHGFHNQAVELQAESTRWRVTPKFAGPSYVLGDLATHPLFVAETMAPQLNIKRLMCSRQSFVPSRAPLEDNAFVLMEYDNGAVGSMWTSAVNSGAMHSQKVRIVGEKASIEWWDEHPNQLSYEVQGEPARILERGMPYLSPNALADDRIGGGHPEGLFEAWANLYRRYAQAIDATDRDDRAFLQDFWYPDVEAGLHGVYWVEQCVKSADAGSQWVDFTLP